Proteins encoded in a region of the Zea mays cultivar B73 chromosome 2, Zm-B73-REFERENCE-NAM-5.0, whole genome shotgun sequence genome:
- the LOC103646893 gene encoding protein ALP1-like isoform X1: protein MNPKPFFGGSAVQQKRTDESAPAPLAAVKIVLPSILTLSPLNLILEAAQAQASGRPVARAAGGGHPSRRRRAAVCPAHASGHPSRRTASRRPSKRTASVRPGFHPGELQNFSTHNTFQEPMDKATKLLIYGASAHMLLSMMAMVIESRKRKRDSRRVGITYGPMEERDRMRLDYLNTKIWMSDTTCVNMLRLSRSSFFRFCKGFRDRGLLEDTIHMCVEEQVAMFLNTVGHNLRNRLVGTNYGRSGETVSRYFNKVLRAIGELRAELIRPPSLETPSKIAGNPRWDPYFKDCIGAIDGTHIRASVSIDMEPSFRGRKSYASQNVMAAVDFDLRFTYVLAGWEGSAHDALVLRDALERENGLRVPQGKFYLVDAGYGAKPGFLPPFRAVRYHLNGWGNNLVQNEKKLFNLRHSSLRVTVERAFGSLKRRFKILDDATPFFPFSTQVDIVVACCIIHNWVIQDGGDELIIEESNWPIHNHATTSSGQASEHAFMVNLRQEIANQMWEDRQNHYAS from the exons ATGAACCCCAAACCATTTTTTGGTGGCAGCGCTGTCCAGCAAAAACGAACGGATGAATCCGCCCCCGCCCCTCTCGCGGCCGTAAAAATCGTCTTGCCTTCCATCCTTACCCTATCCCCTCTCAACCTTATCTTGGAGGCGGCGCAGGCGCAGGCGAGTGGCCGTCCAGTCGCGCGGGCAGCAGGGGGCGGCCATCCGTCCAGGCGCAGGCGAGCGGCCGTCTGTCCAGCGCATGCTAGTGGCCATCCGTCCAGGCGAACTGCGAGCAGGCGTCCGTCCAAACGAACTGCGAGCGTCCGTCCAGGCTTCCATCCAGGCGAGCTGCAGAACTTTTCTACGCACAACACATTCCAAGAACCG ATGGACAAGGCGACCAAGCTTTTGATTTATGGTGCTTCAGCACACATGTTGTTGTCCATGATGGCCATGGTTATTGAgtctagaaaaagaaaaagagatagTAGAAGAGTCGGTATTACTTATGGGCCAATGGAGGAAAGGGATAGGATGAGACTTGATTATCTTAACACTAAAATATGGATGAGTGATACAACATGTGTGAACATGCTTAGACTTAGTAGGTCTAGTTTCTTTCGCTTTTGTAAGGGCTTTAGAGACCGGGGTTTACTTGAAGATACAATACACATGTGTGTTGAGGAACAAGTGGCCATGTTTTTGAACACAGTGGGACACAACCTTAGGAATAGGTTGGTGGGAACAAATTATGGTAGATCTGGTGAGACTGTTAGTCGCTACTTCAACAAAGTGCTTCGTGCTATTGGAGAGCTACGAGCTGAACTTATTAGGCCACCATCATTAGAGACTCCATCCAAAATAGCAGGAAATCCAAGATGGGATCCCTACTTTAAG GATTGCATTGGAGCTATTGATGGCACACATATAAGAGCTTCGGTTTCCATAGATATGGAACCTTCATTTCGTGGTAGAAAGTCTTATGCCTCTCAAAATGTAATGGCGGCCGTTGATTTTGATCTTCGATTCACATATGTCTTGGCTGGTTGGGAGGGTTCAGCACATGATGCTTTAGTACTAAGAGATGCTTTAGAGCGAGAGAATGGCCTTCGTGTACCACAAG GAAAATTCTATCTAGTGGACGCTGGATATGGAGCCAAACCTGGATTTTTGCCCCCTTTTCGTGCTGTCCGGTATCACTTGAATGGATGGGGAAATAATCTGGTACAAAATGAGAAGAAGTTGTTCAACCTTAGGCACTCGTCTCTTCGTGTCACCGTAGAGCGTGCATTTGGTTCACTGAAGAGAAGATTTAAAATACTTGATGATGCCACACCATTCTTTCCATTTTCTACTCAAGTAGATATTGTTGTAGCCTGCTGCATTATTCACAATTGGGTCATACAAGATGGAGGCGATGAGCTGATCATTGAAGAATCTAATTGGCCAATTCATAATCATGCTACAACATCAAGTGGCCAAGCTAGTGAACATGCATTCATGGTTAATTTGAGGCAGGAAATAGCAAATCAGATGTGGGAAGATCGTCAAAACCACTATGCTTCCTAA
- the LOC103646893 gene encoding uncharacterized protein isoform X5, with the protein MSKFFMGCICLDITILQKMESEGAGEHFVEQADGSGHVVWTSAMSAYMLSNLASLVAEGIRTSTGFKKVHLNMCAKALNDYFKMKLTGEQDHKSDAEFLNKPLENYKEMFIVFGNNMATGKYAKGSSEALGTEDRNSMAETEIDEGDGNAVPSPIDDIGASSSVPRPRKKAKVTSNEEAGLIGAFKDGAERLAMAIEKAGSDDLPPDLLQTLQSIPGFDDTHKAFYFAYLVKNPGLARQFPTLPLTYQISLLARFVSENFP; encoded by the exons ATGTCAAAATTCTTCATGGGATGTATATGTCTGGACATAACCATATTGCAGAAAATGGAGAGTGAAGGAGCTGGTGAGCACTTTGTGGAACAAGCTGATGGTAGTGGCCATGTTGTGTGGACTTCTGCAATGTCCGCTTACATGCTCAGTAACCTAGCAAGCCTTGTGGCTGAAGGGATCAGGACATCAACAGGCTTCAAGAAAGTTCACCTTAACATGTGTGCTAAGGCTCTAAATGACTATTTCAAGATGAAGCTCACTGGAGAACAA GATCACAAATCTGATGCTGAGTTTTTAAACAAGCCTTTGGAGAACTATAAGGAAATGTTCATTGTCTTTGGAAACAATATGGCTACAGGAAAGTATGCAAAAGGATCAAGTGAAGCTCTAGGTACTGAAGATAGAAACAGTATGGCTGAAACAGAGATTGATGAGGGAGATGGTAATGCTGTTCCTAGTCCTATAGATGATATTGGGGCTTCATCCTCAGTTCCTAGACCTAGGAAGAAGGCAAAGGTTACTAGTAATGAAGAGGCAGGGCTGATTGGAGCATTCAAAGATGGTGCTGAAAGGCTTGCAATGGCTATTGAGAAAGCTGGTTCAGATGACCTACCACCTGACTTGCTTCAAACATTGCAAAGTATTCCAGGTTTTGATGACACACACAAGGCCTTTTActttgcatatctagtgaaaaatCCTGGATTGGCAAGGCAGTTCCCTACTCTCCCATTGACATATCAGATAAGTTTGCTTGCTCGCTTCGTTAGTGAGAACTTTCCTTAG
- the LOC103646893 gene encoding uncharacterized protein isoform X4, with protein sequence MESEGAGEHFVEQADGSGHVVWTSAMSAYMLSNLASLVAEGIRTSTGFKKVHLNMCAKALNDYFKMKLTGEQVKNHLRTWKRRYAKINRLRKLSAASWNEDNYMITLDHEHYANYVQDHKSDAEFLNKPLENYKEMFIVFGNNMATGKYAKGSSEALGTEDRNSMAETEIDEGDGNAVPSPIDDIGASSSVPRPRKKAKVTSNEEAGLIGAFKDGAERLAMAIEKAGSDDLPPDLLQTLQSIPGFDDTHKAFYFAYLVKNPGLARQFPTLPLTYQISLLARFVSENFP encoded by the exons ATGGAGAGTGAAGGAGCTGGTGAGCACTTTGTGGAACAAGCTGATGGTAGTGGCCATGTTGTGTGGACTTCTGCAATGTCCGCTTACATGCTCAGTAACCTAGCAAGCCTTGTGGCTGAAGGGATCAGGACATCAACAGGCTTCAAGAAAGTTCACCTTAACATGTGTGCTAAGGCTCTAAATGACTATTTCAAGATGAAGCTCACTGGAGAACAAGTGAAGAACCATTTGAGGACATGGAAGAGAAGATATGCGAAGATAAACAGACTTAGGAAGTTAAGTGCTGCTTCTTGGAACGAAGATAACTACATGATCACTCTTGATCATGAACATTATGCAAACTATGTGCAG GATCACAAATCTGATGCTGAGTTTTTAAACAAGCCTTTGGAGAACTATAAGGAAATGTTCATTGTCTTTGGAAACAATATGGCTACAGGAAAGTATGCAAAAGGATCAAGTGAAGCTCTAGGTACTGAAGATAGAAACAGTATGGCTGAAACAGAGATTGATGAGGGAGATGGTAATGCTGTTCCTAGTCCTATAGATGATATTGGGGCTTCATCCTCAGTTCCTAGACCTAGGAAGAAGGCAAAGGTTACTAGTAATGAAGAGGCAGGGCTGATTGGAGCATTCAAAGATGGTGCTGAAAGGCTTGCAATGGCTATTGAGAAAGCTGGTTCAGATGACCTACCACCTGACTTGCTTCAAACATTGCAAAGTATTCCAGGTTTTGATGACACACACAAGGCCTTTTActttgcatatctagtgaaaaatCCTGGATTGGCAAGGCAGTTCCCTACTCTCCCATTGACATATCAGATAAGTTTGCTTGCTCGCTTCGTTAGTGAGAACTTTCCTTAG
- the LOC103646893 gene encoding uncharacterized protein isoform X3, protein MSKFFMGCICLDITILQKMESEGAGEHFVEQADGSGHVVWTSAMSAYMLSNLASLVAEGIRTSTGFKKVHLNMCAKALNDYFKMKLTGEQVKNHLRTWKRRYAKINRLRKLSAASWNEDNYMITLDHEHYANYVQDHKSDAEFLNKPLENYKEMFIVFGNNMATGKYAKGSSEALGTEDRNSMAETEIDEGDGNAVPSPIDDIGASSSVPRPRKKAKVTSNEEAGLIGAFKDGAERLAMAIEKAGSDDLPPDLLQTLQSIPGFDDTHKAFYFAYLVKNPGLARQFPTLPLTYQISLLARFVSENFP, encoded by the exons ATGTCAAAATTCTTCATGGGATGTATATGTCTGGACATAACCATATTGCAGAAAATGGAGAGTGAAGGAGCTGGTGAGCACTTTGTGGAACAAGCTGATGGTAGTGGCCATGTTGTGTGGACTTCTGCAATGTCCGCTTACATGCTCAGTAACCTAGCAAGCCTTGTGGCTGAAGGGATCAGGACATCAACAGGCTTCAAGAAAGTTCACCTTAACATGTGTGCTAAGGCTCTAAATGACTATTTCAAGATGAAGCTCACTGGAGAACAAGTGAAGAACCATTTGAGGACATGGAAGAGAAGATATGCGAAGATAAACAGACTTAGGAAGTTAAGTGCTGCTTCTTGGAACGAAGATAACTACATGATCACTCTTGATCATGAACATTATGCAAACTATGTGCAG GATCACAAATCTGATGCTGAGTTTTTAAACAAGCCTTTGGAGAACTATAAGGAAATGTTCATTGTCTTTGGAAACAATATGGCTACAGGAAAGTATGCAAAAGGATCAAGTGAAGCTCTAGGTACTGAAGATAGAAACAGTATGGCTGAAACAGAGATTGATGAGGGAGATGGTAATGCTGTTCCTAGTCCTATAGATGATATTGGGGCTTCATCCTCAGTTCCTAGACCTAGGAAGAAGGCAAAGGTTACTAGTAATGAAGAGGCAGGGCTGATTGGAGCATTCAAAGATGGTGCTGAAAGGCTTGCAATGGCTATTGAGAAAGCTGGTTCAGATGACCTACCACCTGACTTGCTTCAAACATTGCAAAGTATTCCAGGTTTTGATGACACACACAAGGCCTTTTActttgcatatctagtgaaaaatCCTGGATTGGCAAGGCAGTTCCCTACTCTCCCATTGACATATCAGATAAGTTTGCTTGCTCGCTTCGTTAGTGAGAACTTTCCTTAG
- the LOC103646893 gene encoding uncharacterized protein isoform X2 has translation MAFVYHKKMESEGAGEHFVEQADGSGHVVWTSAMSAYMLSNLASLVAEGIRTSTGFKKVHLNMCAKALNDYFKMKLTGEQVKNHLRTWKRRYAKINRLRKLSAASWNEDNYMITLDHEHYANYVQDHKSDAEFLNKPLENYKEMFIVFGNNMATGKYAKGSSEALGTEDRNSMAETEIDEGDGNAVPSPIDDIGASSSVPRPRKKAKVTSNEEAGLIGAFKDGAERLAMAIEKAGSDDLPPDLLQTLQSIPGFDDTHKAFYFAYLVKNPGLARQFPTLPLTYQISLLARFVSENFP, from the exons ATGGCCTTCGTGTACCACAAG AAAATGGAGAGTGAAGGAGCTGGTGAGCACTTTGTGGAACAAGCTGATGGTAGTGGCCATGTTGTGTGGACTTCTGCAATGTCCGCTTACATGCTCAGTAACCTAGCAAGCCTTGTGGCTGAAGGGATCAGGACATCAACAGGCTTCAAGAAAGTTCACCTTAACATGTGTGCTAAGGCTCTAAATGACTATTTCAAGATGAAGCTCACTGGAGAACAAGTGAAGAACCATTTGAGGACATGGAAGAGAAGATATGCGAAGATAAACAGACTTAGGAAGTTAAGTGCTGCTTCTTGGAACGAAGATAACTACATGATCACTCTTGATCATGAACATTATGCAAACTATGTGCAG GATCACAAATCTGATGCTGAGTTTTTAAACAAGCCTTTGGAGAACTATAAGGAAATGTTCATTGTCTTTGGAAACAATATGGCTACAGGAAAGTATGCAAAAGGATCAAGTGAAGCTCTAGGTACTGAAGATAGAAACAGTATGGCTGAAACAGAGATTGATGAGGGAGATGGTAATGCTGTTCCTAGTCCTATAGATGATATTGGGGCTTCATCCTCAGTTCCTAGACCTAGGAAGAAGGCAAAGGTTACTAGTAATGAAGAGGCAGGGCTGATTGGAGCATTCAAAGATGGTGCTGAAAGGCTTGCAATGGCTATTGAGAAAGCTGGTTCAGATGACCTACCACCTGACTTGCTTCAAACATTGCAAAGTATTCCAGGTTTTGATGACACACACAAGGCCTTTTActttgcatatctagtgaaaaatCCTGGATTGGCAAGGCAGTTCCCTACTCTCCCATTGACATATCAGATAAGTTTGCTTGCTCGCTTCGTTAGTGAGAACTTTCCTTAG